In one window of Ferriphaselus amnicola DNA:
- a CDS encoding efflux RND transporter permease subunit, with protein sequence MGISGRIARAFLHSQMTPLLALVAALLGIFAVLVTPREEEPQINVTMANVLIAYPGASAQDVARTVSTPAEQVLSQIAGVDHVYSVSQPGMSVLTVQFKVGEQHVPSLVKLYDVILSHGDWLPPTLGVAQPIIKAKGIDDVPVLALTLWREQEAGGGLALTQVAHAMETELKRIKGTREVTTLGATQRMVRVQLNPESLNAHQLTVQEIRGVLQAANVSEDAGTLVQNNREVLVQTGNFLSNASEVGQLVVGVTEGKPVYLRDVAEIQDGADQPSSYVWLGSGAAAGDKGLEAKGEFSAVTVAVTKKPGENAVEIANALLQRVEQLKGSVVPSDVQVTITRNYGETANDKAMKLIKKLIFATAAVVALVWFALGRREAIIVGVAVLLTLAVTLFASWAYGFTLNRVSLFALIFSIGILVDDAIVVVENIHRRRELEPNLPLSEIIPDAVDEVGSPTILATFTVIAALLPMAFVSGLMGPYMSPIPINASMGMLISLAIAFIVTPWLALKLTGAHHHAAAKETTETGLTRFFRTRLTPFLNGEQGKAARRKLWLGILAGLLIAVSLALVKLVVLKMLPFDNKSEFQVVVDMPSGTALEQTSGVMHEIGAYLATVPEVTDFEAYAGAASPINFNGLVRQYYLRDASEQGDIQVNLQDKHNRSRSSHQIATSVREPIEAIAKKWGAKVKVVEVPPGPPVMSPIVAEIYGPDYQGARKVAGKVHEQFSKTADIVGIDDSVTEVAPKLVLHVLQSKAALLGVAPRDIADVVQVALAGQDVTALHEESSKYAPPLRLGLPSERRSRIDDVLKLKVRARDGVLVPLSEVVQVEQVERDYPIYHKDLLPVVYVTGDMAGKLDSPLYGMFGINGKVADMPLEQGGTLAPYFFKQPVDPYASYALKWDGEWQVTFETFRDMGIAYGVGLILIYLLVVAQFKSYVVPLIIMAPIPLTIIGVMPGHALFGSQFTATSMIGMIALAGIIVRNSILLVDFINLQLSQGVALQQAVITAAAARSKPIVLTGLAAMLGAMFILDDPIFNGLALALIFGILVSTVLTLVVIPVLYYATLYKKFQ encoded by the coding sequence ATGGGTATATCAGGACGTATCGCAAGGGCATTCTTACATTCACAGATGACGCCGCTGCTGGCTTTAGTGGCGGCGCTGCTTGGAATCTTCGCGGTATTGGTAACACCGCGAGAGGAAGAGCCACAGATCAATGTGACGATGGCGAATGTCCTGATTGCCTACCCAGGTGCGTCTGCGCAGGATGTGGCGCGCACCGTTTCTACCCCCGCCGAGCAAGTGTTGTCGCAGATCGCCGGCGTGGATCATGTGTATTCAGTTTCTCAGCCCGGCATGTCGGTGCTGACAGTTCAATTCAAGGTCGGCGAGCAGCACGTGCCCTCGCTGGTCAAGCTCTATGATGTCATTCTTTCCCACGGTGATTGGCTGCCGCCAACACTCGGAGTGGCACAGCCCATCATCAAAGCTAAAGGCATCGACGATGTGCCGGTGCTTGCGCTCACGCTGTGGCGAGAGCAAGAAGCAGGGGGTGGCTTAGCCCTGACTCAGGTCGCTCATGCGATGGAGACTGAGCTGAAGCGGATCAAAGGAACCCGCGAAGTCACGACGCTGGGTGCAACGCAGCGCATGGTGCGAGTGCAACTCAATCCCGAGTCGCTCAATGCACACCAGCTCACAGTGCAAGAGATTCGCGGAGTGCTACAAGCAGCCAATGTGTCGGAAGATGCAGGTACGCTGGTGCAGAACAATCGCGAAGTGTTAGTACAGACCGGCAACTTCTTGAGCAACGCCAGCGAAGTTGGACAGCTGGTCGTAGGTGTGACGGAAGGCAAGCCGGTCTATCTGCGCGATGTGGCCGAGATTCAGGATGGTGCGGATCAGCCGTCCAGCTATGTGTGGTTGGGTTCAGGGGCGGCGGCAGGCGATAAGGGGCTGGAAGCCAAGGGGGAATTCTCGGCGGTCACGGTTGCGGTGACCAAAAAGCCAGGCGAGAACGCAGTCGAGATCGCCAATGCGCTGTTGCAACGCGTCGAGCAACTCAAGGGCAGCGTGGTTCCCTCGGATGTACAAGTGACGATCACGCGTAACTACGGTGAAACCGCTAACGACAAGGCGATGAAGCTGATTAAGAAGCTGATCTTCGCTACGGCGGCAGTGGTCGCGCTGGTGTGGTTCGCCTTGGGGCGGCGTGAGGCGATCATCGTTGGCGTGGCTGTGTTGCTAACCTTGGCAGTGACTCTGTTCGCGTCTTGGGCATATGGCTTTACGCTCAACCGCGTATCACTGTTCGCGCTGATTTTCTCCATCGGCATTTTGGTGGACGATGCTATCGTGGTGGTGGAAAACATTCATCGCCGCCGCGAGTTGGAGCCGAACTTACCACTGTCCGAGATCATTCCCGATGCGGTGGATGAAGTCGGCAGCCCGACTATCCTTGCCACCTTCACCGTAATCGCGGCGCTGCTGCCGATGGCATTCGTCAGCGGATTGATGGGGCCGTACATGAGCCCGATCCCGATCAATGCCAGTATGGGCATGCTGATCTCGCTGGCGATTGCATTCATCGTGACGCCTTGGTTAGCGCTCAAGTTGACTGGAGCACATCATCACGCCGCGGCTAAGGAGACGACCGAAACCGGCCTCACGCGCTTCTTCCGTACTCGCTTGACGCCGTTCTTGAATGGCGAACAGGGCAAAGCTGCGCGGCGCAAATTGTGGCTGGGCATCTTGGCCGGATTGTTGATAGCGGTGTCGTTGGCTTTAGTTAAGCTGGTGGTGCTGAAGATGCTGCCGTTCGACAACAAATCCGAGTTCCAAGTGGTGGTGGACATGCCTAGCGGTACGGCGCTGGAACAGACTTCTGGCGTGATGCACGAGATTGGAGCTTATCTCGCGACCGTGCCCGAAGTGACTGATTTCGAGGCTTACGCTGGGGCGGCATCGCCAATCAATTTCAACGGCCTAGTGCGTCAATACTACCTGCGTGACGCTTCGGAGCAAGGCGATATTCAGGTCAACTTGCAAGATAAGCATAACCGCAGTCGTAGTAGCCACCAGATCGCCACCTCGGTGCGTGAGCCGATTGAGGCGATAGCCAAGAAATGGGGCGCAAAGGTCAAGGTCGTCGAGGTGCCGCCAGGTCCGCCGGTGATGTCGCCCATCGTGGCTGAGATATATGGCCCAGACTATCAGGGTGCGCGCAAGGTGGCGGGCAAGGTGCATGAGCAGTTTTCCAAGACCGCCGACATCGTTGGCATCGACGATAGCGTCACCGAGGTTGCACCCAAGTTAGTGCTGCATGTGCTGCAAAGCAAGGCTGCGCTGCTGGGCGTGGCTCCGCGTGACATCGCCGATGTCGTTCAAGTGGCGCTGGCTGGGCAGGATGTGACCGCCTTACACGAGGAGTCGTCCAAATACGCCCCGCCACTACGTTTGGGCTTGCCATCCGAGCGCCGCAGCCGTATCGACGACGTGCTCAAACTTAAAGTACGCGCCCGCGATGGTGTGCTGGTACCGCTTTCCGAGGTGGTGCAGGTCGAGCAGGTCGAGCGTGATTACCCGATCTATCACAAGGATTTGCTGCCCGTGGTGTATGTGACGGGCGATATGGCGGGCAAGCTGGACAGCCCGCTGTACGGGATGTTCGGCATCAATGGCAAGGTCGCCGATATGCCGCTGGAGCAAGGGGGCACGCTGGCACCCTACTTCTTCAAGCAACCGGTCGATCCCTATGCCAGCTACGCGCTGAAGTGGGATGGCGAATGGCAGGTCACCTTTGAGACTTTCCGCGACATGGGCATCGCCTATGGTGTCGGGCTGATCCTGATCTATCTGCTGGTGGTGGCGCAGTTCAAGAGCTATGTTGTGCCGCTCATCATCATGGCGCCGATCCCGCTCACCATCATCGGAGTGATGCCGGGACACGCGCTGTTCGGCTCGCAGTTCACCGCAACATCCATGATCGGCATGATTGCGCTGGCCGGCATCATCGTGCGTAACTCCATCCTGCTGGTGGATTTCATCAACCTCCAGCTCAGCCAAGGAGTCGCCTTGCAACAAGCGGTCATCACGGCGGCGGCGGCACGCTCCAAACCCATCGTACTGACGGGCTTGGCCGCGATGTTGGGTGCGATGTTCATCCTCGACGATCCGATCTTCAATGGCCTCGCCTTGGCCTTGATCTTTGGCATCTTGGTTTCCACCGTGCTGACGCTGGTGGTGATCCCTGTGTTGTATTACGCCACCCTATACAAAAAGTTTCAGTAA
- a CDS encoding YgaP family membrane protein gives MSAERIVRIVAGFFVMLSLALGVEASPLFVSSYFLGFTAFVGLNLFQSGFTQICPLTTILAKFGIKSGSCQA, from the coding sequence ATGAGTGCAGAACGTATCGTCCGCATCGTCGCGGGTTTCTTTGTCATGTTGTCATTGGCGCTGGGCGTAGAAGCCAGCCCGCTGTTTGTCAGTTCGTATTTTCTGGGGTTCACCGCCTTTGTCGGGCTGAATCTGTTCCAAAGCGGCTTTACCCAAATCTGCCCGCTGACCACCATCCTTGCCAAATTTGGCATCAAGAGCGGTAGTTGCCAGGCCTGA
- a CDS encoding PglL family O-oligosaccharyltransferase, which translates to MGLTLIALLHLMQGKLAYPGQAQLLAEYFLWCALLMLLGFRLRQHFGLPHLLVGLAGFALLGAELNALFGIFQHYHLHTVFDRVVTSKISVAVYGNLAQPNHYANQLALGLISLGLLGSTRKLPSWFTVLLALPLLFVMVLSGSRSSWLYLGALPLLALPYRHRSPELRWLWRYSVLVLAGFALMHGVVQLPWLVTHEGITSFSRLYQESGGNSIRLFLWREALQIWADYPVFGAGFSQFAWQHFIRLPDLGNPAVNSLYNNAHNLPMQLAAETGLVGLLLVLGSLLTWLLRVRGNPASPSMWWGYGICAVLGLHSLLEYPLWYAYFLGIAAFVLGALEPQGYRLALPRVGQIVVAGLLLFGLSASALLLRNYRELEALTTLHAASLDDQTYVKREVAGLNALAGQPELRAYAELYLNPMYQVNEDHVDFKHPLNQRVMHAFPIGQVVYREVLFLAITGRMQEAEVMLERAIWSYPAEFAATRDTLEAMALKDPARYAALLKFALQKFEEHQRAVSAG; encoded by the coding sequence ATGGGCTTAACGCTCATCGCCCTGTTGCACTTGATGCAGGGAAAGCTGGCCTACCCAGGACAGGCGCAGTTGCTGGCGGAGTATTTTCTGTGGTGTGCTTTACTTATGTTGCTGGGCTTCCGATTGCGCCAGCACTTCGGATTGCCTCATTTACTGGTCGGTTTGGCGGGTTTCGCCTTGCTGGGTGCGGAGCTGAATGCGCTATTTGGCATCTTCCAGCATTATCACTTGCACACAGTGTTCGATCGCGTGGTCACCAGCAAAATATCAGTGGCGGTCTATGGCAATCTGGCTCAGCCGAATCACTACGCGAATCAACTCGCATTGGGTTTGATCTCACTGGGGCTGCTCGGCTCAACGCGCAAATTGCCTAGCTGGTTTACCGTGCTGCTTGCTTTGCCGTTGTTGTTCGTGATGGTGTTGAGCGGTTCGCGTAGTAGTTGGCTTTACCTCGGCGCACTTCCGCTGCTGGCTCTTCCGTACCGGCACAGGAGTCCAGAGTTGCGCTGGCTCTGGCGTTACAGTGTGCTGGTGTTAGCCGGATTTGCGCTGATGCATGGCGTAGTTCAATTGCCATGGTTGGTGACGCACGAGGGAATCACCTCATTCTCGCGGCTATATCAAGAGTCTGGTGGCAACAGCATTCGCCTGTTCCTGTGGCGCGAAGCTTTACAAATATGGGCTGATTATCCGGTGTTCGGTGCCGGTTTCAGCCAATTTGCTTGGCAGCATTTCATTCGTCTCCCAGACTTAGGCAATCCGGCGGTTAATAGTCTGTACAACAATGCCCATAATTTGCCGATGCAACTTGCGGCTGAGACAGGACTTGTCGGATTATTGCTGGTGCTAGGATCGCTACTCACTTGGTTGCTTAGGGTGCGCGGCAATCCCGCCTCGCCGTCGATGTGGTGGGGCTACGGCATCTGTGCGGTGCTAGGGCTGCACAGCTTGCTCGAATACCCCCTGTGGTATGCCTATTTTTTGGGCATTGCTGCGTTTGTACTCGGAGCACTGGAGCCGCAAGGCTATCGGCTAGCGCTGCCGCGCGTGGGGCAGATCGTCGTGGCAGGTTTATTACTGTTCGGCCTCAGTGCTAGCGCGCTGCTACTGCGCAACTACCGTGAGCTGGAAGCTCTAACGACACTGCATGCAGCTTCTTTGGATGATCAAACCTATGTAAAACGCGAGGTGGCAGGTCTGAATGCACTCGCAGGCCAGCCAGAACTGCGAGCCTACGCCGAGCTATACCTGAATCCGATGTATCAGGTGAACGAAGATCATGTGGACTTCAAACATCCGCTCAACCAACGGGTGATGCACGCCTTCCCCATCGGTCAGGTGGTATATCGGGAAGTATTATTCTTGGCTATCACAGGACGCATGCAAGAGGCGGAAGTCATGTTGGAGCGCGCCATTTGGTCTTACCCGGCCGAGTTTGCGGCAACCCGCGATACGCTTGAAGCGATGGCATTGAAAGACCCCGCGCGCTATGCCGCTCTGTTAAAATTCGCGCTGCAAAAATTCGAGGAGCATCAACGTGCAGTTTCTGCTGGATAA
- a CDS encoding rhodanese-like domain-containing protein → MQFLLDNFIMLSVVVFSGVMLIWSFIGNKVRGITEIDTAAALQLINHKGALVLDVREQNEFDSGHILKAKLIPLGKLSSRLKELESYRDKPIVVACRSGQRSASACTLLNKEGYTQVHNLGGGVTAWQKAKLPLER, encoded by the coding sequence GTGCAGTTTCTGCTGGATAATTTCATCATGTTGTCGGTCGTGGTCTTCAGCGGTGTCATGCTGATCTGGTCGTTCATCGGTAACAAAGTCCGTGGCATCACCGAGATCGACACCGCCGCCGCGCTGCAGCTCATCAATCACAAAGGCGCACTGGTCCTAGATGTGCGAGAGCAAAACGAATTTGATTCAGGACACATCCTGAAAGCCAAATTGATCCCGCTAGGCAAGCTGAGTAGTCGCTTAAAAGAGCTGGAAAGCTATCGTGATAAGCCCATCGTAGTGGCTTGCCGCAGTGGGCAACGCTCAGCATCTGCGTGCACCTTGTTGAACAAAGAAGGCTACACCCAAGTTCACAATCTGGGCGGCGGCGTGACCGCCTGGCAAAAAGCCAAACTTCCGCTGGAGAGATAA
- the grxC gene encoding glutaredoxin 3 gives MAHVVMYCTAVCPYCVMAERLLHARGVAVIEKVRVDLQPELRIAMMERTGRRTVPQIWIGDTHVGGYDDLAALEHAGELTELLNQ, from the coding sequence ATGGCGCATGTCGTCATGTATTGCACCGCCGTGTGCCCCTATTGCGTGATGGCAGAGCGCTTGCTGCACGCCAGAGGGGTGGCCGTGATCGAAAAAGTGCGCGTGGATTTACAGCCTGAACTGCGTATCGCCATGATGGAGAGAACAGGACGCCGCACCGTACCGCAGATCTGGATCGGCGACACCCATGTTGGGGGCTACGACGATCTCGCCGCGCTGGAGCATGCCGGTGAACTAACCGAATTACTGAATCAATGA
- the secB gene encoding protein-export chaperone SecB has protein sequence MTEAASQEQAPLFSIEKLYVKDLSLEVPHAPAIYLERANPQIDLQLHSQAKQLDEGTFEVTITVTVTASISEQENKVMFLIEATQAGVFQIRNVPVENLDPLLAVMCPNMLYPYLREVVSDASVRAGFAPVLLNPVNFDSLYLQQKEQQAQQEAASATTH, from the coding sequence ATGACCGAAGCCGCAAGCCAAGAACAAGCCCCGCTGTTCAGCATCGAAAAACTCTACGTCAAAGACCTGTCGCTGGAAGTGCCACACGCGCCCGCTATCTATCTGGAGCGAGCCAATCCGCAAATCGACCTGCAGCTCCATAGCCAAGCTAAGCAGCTGGATGAAGGTACGTTCGAGGTCACGATCACGGTAACCGTTACTGCGAGCATCAGCGAACAGGAAAATAAGGTGATGTTCCTGATCGAGGCAACTCAAGCGGGCGTGTTCCAGATTCGCAATGTTCCTGTTGAGAATCTCGATCCGCTGCTGGCCGTGATGTGCCCGAACATGCTTTATCCTTACCTGCGAGAAGTCGTCTCTGATGCTTCCGTGCGTGCTGGTTTCGCTCCTGTGCTCCTCAATCCAGTGAACTTTGATTCGTTGTACCTGCAACAAAAAGAACAGCAAGCGCAACAAGAAGCGGCCTCCGCCACGACCCACTGA
- a CDS encoding SH3 domain-containing protein: MIFAARLACFAGLLFTASGATALEYRSVGSHPAICYDFPQASSKKLAIASRGMPLEIVIDNGDWVKVRDSAGKMSWMESKALDKKRTLMVIAPMAEVRLSPDAGSSILFKVAQSVLLELKQNTETGWLEVRHPDGISGFIKSTEVWGE, from the coding sequence ATGATATTCGCCGCCCGTCTTGCCTGTTTCGCTGGACTGCTGTTCACCGCGAGCGGTGCGACGGCGCTCGAATACCGTTCGGTCGGTAGTCATCCCGCCATTTGCTACGATTTTCCTCAAGCTAGCTCGAAGAAGCTTGCCATCGCAAGTCGCGGAATGCCGTTGGAGATCGTGATCGACAATGGCGACTGGGTCAAAGTGCGCGACAGTGCAGGCAAAATGTCCTGGATGGAAAGCAAAGCGCTGGATAAAAAACGCACGTTGATGGTTATCGCACCGATGGCTGAAGTCCGACTTTCGCCAGATGCGGGGTCATCAATACTGTTCAAAGTGGCGCAGAGCGTACTCTTGGAATTGAAGCAGAACACTGAAACCGGTTGGCTGGAAGTTCGCCATCCCGACGGCATCTCGGGCTTTATCAAATCCACCGAAGTCTGGGGCGAATAA
- a CDS encoding NAD(P)H-dependent glycerol-3-phosphate dehydrogenase — protein MNISVLGAGAWGTALAISLSAHHRVTLWGRDAVQMTEMATTHINLRYLPDVSLPDALHLTADFEAALAEAELLIVSVPVSGLRATLQRISLFPRSIPVLWLCKGFEAQTSLLPHQVVAQVLPATFPRGVLSGPSFALEVAQGLPTALTLGSGDTEFARRTASALHHARLRVYTCNDVIGVEVGGAVKNVLAIAAGIADGLGFGCNARAALITRGLAEISRLGLRLGGKGETLGGLSGAGDLILTCTGNLSRNRQVGLLLAQGLSLPDILKQLGHVAEGVYTVREVHRLATQLDVDMPISLTVYRILYENVPAATAVEALLNRAPNSEFQ, from the coding sequence ATGAACATCAGCGTACTCGGTGCAGGTGCTTGGGGTACGGCGCTAGCCATCAGCCTGTCAGCGCACCATCGCGTCACCTTGTGGGGGCGCGATGCTGTGCAGATGACGGAGATGGCTACCACCCATATCAATCTACGCTATCTTCCGGACGTATCTTTACCAGACGCTCTGCACCTGACCGCCGATTTCGAGGCTGCTCTCGCTGAAGCGGAGTTGCTCATCGTTTCGGTGCCGGTATCCGGCCTGCGGGCCACACTGCAACGTATCTCCTTATTCCCTAGGTCGATTCCGGTGCTGTGGTTGTGTAAAGGTTTCGAAGCGCAAACCTCATTGCTTCCACACCAAGTGGTCGCACAGGTGTTACCTGCCACCTTCCCGCGCGGCGTACTGTCCGGCCCCAGCTTTGCACTTGAGGTCGCTCAAGGTCTGCCCACTGCGCTAACTTTAGGTTCGGGCGACACCGAATTCGCACGACGTACCGCCAGCGCCCTGCACCATGCTCGGTTGCGGGTCTATACCTGCAATGACGTGATCGGCGTCGAAGTGGGTGGTGCAGTGAAGAATGTTCTCGCTATCGCGGCTGGCATCGCTGACGGTCTGGGCTTTGGCTGCAACGCCCGCGCCGCCTTGATCACCCGAGGCTTGGCCGAAATTTCCCGACTGGGACTCAGGCTTGGCGGCAAGGGAGAAACACTAGGTGGGCTTTCCGGTGCGGGCGACCTTATTCTCACCTGCACCGGCAATCTCTCGCGCAACCGCCAAGTCGGGCTATTACTGGCGCAAGGCTTATCCCTGCCCGATATTCTGAAGCAGCTCGGCCACGTTGCTGAAGGTGTCTATACTGTCCGCGAGGTTCACCGCCTCGCGACGCAACTCGATGTTGATATGCCCATCAGCCTGACGGTCTATCGCATCCTGTACGAAAACGTACCTGCTGCTACTGCTGTCGAAGCCCTACTCAATCGAGCACCGAACTCAGAATTCCAATAG
- a CDS encoding PGN_0703 family putative restriction endonuclease: MLHNRLPIVPSHILKAHKVYEPSDSRFMSAARFLQALWREEKGLPIGVHRDPKGKRRKLGSRLDSKLARQGSNFLSPEIAKLAFRESVYREIGALIDEERLWTNMLSSQPLCFNLFGGMKLDAEKANQFFKQLFPEYVAAVTGIYFEHSPGRGNPDFTEDYTAFDVLVTCTTVDGESGFIAIEVKYSETMGEPIGTLRPRYEELSNRVGLYNAPDAPALRASPLQQLWREHMLSRTMIDSETYSTGRFIVIYPKQNHQCAGAVKSYQKQLVSSDPDVSGFQAVTLEDCVATFRAIGDNETANALHGRYLDFERVEQAIFG, from the coding sequence ATGCTGCACAACCGATTACCCATCGTTCCATCGCACATCCTGAAGGCCCACAAGGTTTATGAACCCAGTGACAGCCGCTTCATGTCAGCCGCACGCTTCCTGCAAGCACTGTGGCGAGAAGAGAAAGGCTTGCCGATTGGCGTTCACCGCGATCCCAAGGGCAAACGCCGCAAGCTGGGCAGCCGACTCGATTCCAAGCTGGCAAGACAGGGGAGCAACTTCCTTTCCCCCGAGATTGCCAAGCTCGCATTCCGCGAATCGGTGTACCGTGAAATCGGCGCACTGATTGATGAAGAACGACTCTGGACGAACATGCTTTCCAGCCAGCCGCTTTGCTTTAACCTGTTTGGCGGAATGAAACTGGATGCAGAGAAGGCCAATCAATTCTTCAAGCAATTGTTCCCGGAGTATGTCGCCGCTGTGACTGGCATTTACTTCGAGCATTCACCGGGGCGCGGCAATCCAGACTTCACCGAAGACTACACCGCCTTCGATGTGCTGGTGACATGCACGACCGTTGACGGAGAGAGCGGATTCATCGCCATCGAGGTGAAGTATTCCGAGACGATGGGCGAGCCGATAGGAACATTGCGCCCGCGCTATGAAGAGCTGTCCAATCGTGTCGGCCTGTATAACGCACCGGATGCACCAGCACTACGAGCAAGCCCGTTGCAGCAGTTGTGGCGAGAGCACATGCTCAGTCGCACCATGATCGACAGCGAGACTTATTCGACAGGGCGATTCATCGTGATCTATCCGAAGCAGAATCATCAGTGCGCCGGAGCGGTGAAGTCATACCAGAAGCAATTGGTATCGAGTGACCCTGATGTGTCTGGCTTTCAGGCGGTAACGCTGGAGGATTGCGTGGCGACGTTCCGAGCCATTGGCGATAACGAAACTGCCAACGCATTGCATGGGCGCTACTTGGATTTTGAGCGAGTAGAGCAGGCAATCTTTGGGTAG